In Elusimicrobiota bacterium, one DNA window encodes the following:
- the acnA gene encoding aconitate hydratase AcnA, whose translation MSSTNSFGTKVHLTPGGPHYFRLPTLEEKGVANVSRLPYSIRILLENALRNEDGRLVTRKDVETLLHWVPKNLPEKEIPFIAARVLLQDFTGVPVVVDLAAMRDAARAAGVDPKKINPLFPVDLVIDHSVQVDAFGSAEAFGANVETEYARNRERYVFLKWGQKALRNFRAIPPDMGIVHQVNLEYLAPVVIKRDGVLFFDTVIGTDSHTTMINGLGVLGWGVGGIEAEAALLGQPLSMLLPEVIGVRLTGRLPAGATATDAVLTVTQLLRKKNVVGKFVEFVGPGLDQLSLPDRATIANMAPEYGATMGFFPVDPETLAYLRLTGRTEDDLHRTESYLKAQGLFRTPTSPVPEYSDLLELDLSTIVPSLAGPKRPQDRVPLSDAKASFQKSLAAPVKDRGFEIPAEEISRKVRVESNGHVTTIGHGAVVLAAITSCTNTSNPSVLIAAGLLAKKAVERGLSVAPHIKTSLAPGSRVVTDYLNAAGLSTYLDKLGFHLVGYGCTTCIGNSGPLPEAVSKAIKEGRLVAAAVLSGNRNFEGRINPHVKANYLASPPLVVAYALAGRLDLDLTREPLGIGSDGSSVFLKDVWPTEAEIRDVLQSSVRADMFRERYRTVADGDDHWNSLNVPTGDLYAWDPASTYIKHPPYFDGMTLESGVLADLKGLRPLAVLGDSVTTDHISPAGSIAEDSPAGKYLISLGVTKKEFNSYGARRGNHEVMIRGTFANIRLKNLMVPGVEGGVTLHRPSDERLAIYDAAQRYAREGVSLIVIAGKEYGTGSSRDWAAKGTRLLGVRAVIAESYERIHRSNLVGMGVLPLQFLPGETRDTLSLTGREIFDIAGVAGLSPKAKLTVTVRRENGSTSTFQAVARVDTPVEVEYLAHGGILPAVLRQILKKG comes from the coding sequence ATGTCTTCCACCAATTCCTTCGGCACCAAAGTTCACCTGACCCCGGGCGGTCCCCATTATTTTCGTCTTCCGACCCTGGAGGAAAAGGGCGTGGCCAACGTGTCCCGCCTTCCCTACTCCATCCGAATCCTGTTGGAAAACGCCCTGCGCAACGAGGACGGCCGCCTGGTCACGCGGAAAGACGTCGAAACCCTCCTGCATTGGGTGCCCAAAAATTTGCCGGAAAAAGAAATCCCCTTCATCGCCGCGCGCGTTCTCCTGCAGGATTTCACCGGGGTCCCCGTGGTGGTGGATTTGGCCGCCATGCGCGACGCCGCCCGGGCCGCGGGGGTGGACCCCAAAAAGATCAACCCGCTTTTCCCGGTCGACCTCGTGATCGACCACTCCGTCCAAGTCGACGCCTTCGGGTCCGCCGAGGCCTTCGGCGCCAACGTGGAGACCGAATACGCCCGCAACCGCGAGCGCTACGTCTTTTTGAAGTGGGGCCAGAAGGCCCTGCGGAATTTCCGGGCCATCCCCCCCGATATGGGGATCGTCCACCAGGTGAATTTGGAATACCTGGCCCCCGTCGTCATCAAGCGGGACGGCGTTCTCTTCTTCGACACCGTGATCGGCACCGATTCCCACACCACCATGATCAACGGCCTGGGCGTCCTGGGCTGGGGCGTGGGCGGCATCGAAGCCGAAGCCGCCCTGCTGGGCCAGCCCCTGTCCATGCTCCTGCCCGAGGTGATCGGCGTGCGCCTGACCGGCCGCCTGCCCGCCGGGGCCACGGCCACCGACGCGGTGCTGACCGTCACCCAGCTTTTGCGAAAGAAAAACGTGGTCGGCAAATTCGTCGAATTCGTCGGCCCGGGCTTGGATCAGCTCTCCCTGCCGGACCGCGCCACCATCGCCAACATGGCCCCCGAATACGGCGCCACCATGGGCTTTTTCCCGGTCGACCCGGAAACCCTGGCCTACCTGCGCCTCACCGGGCGCACCGAAGACGACCTCCATCGGACGGAAAGCTACCTCAAAGCCCAGGGCCTTTTCCGGACGCCGACCTCTCCCGTCCCCGAATATTCCGATCTGTTGGAGTTGGACCTCTCCACCATCGTCCCCTCCCTGGCGGGTCCCAAGCGGCCCCAGGACCGGGTGCCTCTATCCGACGCCAAGGCGTCCTTTCAAAAGTCCCTGGCGGCCCCCGTCAAGGACCGCGGTTTTGAAATCCCGGCCGAGGAGATCTCCCGCAAAGTCCGCGTCGAATCCAACGGCCACGTGACGACCATCGGCCACGGCGCCGTGGTCCTGGCCGCCATCACCAGTTGCACCAACACCTCCAATCCGTCGGTGTTGATCGCCGCCGGGCTCCTGGCCAAAAAAGCGGTGGAGCGGGGCCTTTCCGTCGCGCCCCACATCAAAACCAGCCTCGCCCCCGGGTCCCGGGTGGTGACGGATTATTTGAACGCCGCCGGCCTTTCGACCTATTTGGACAAGCTCGGTTTTCATTTGGTGGGCTACGGGTGTACGACCTGCATCGGCAACAGCGGACCCCTTCCGGAAGCCGTGTCCAAGGCCATCAAGGAAGGTCGTCTCGTCGCCGCGGCGGTTCTCTCCGGCAACCGAAACTTCGAAGGCCGCATCAACCCTCACGTCAAAGCCAATTACCTGGCGTCCCCCCCCCTGGTCGTGGCCTACGCCCTGGCCGGCCGCCTGGATTTGGATTTGACCCGGGAACCCCTGGGCATCGGATCCGACGGAAGTTCGGTGTTCCTCAAGGACGTTTGGCCCACGGAAGCGGAAATCCGGGACGTGCTTCAATCGTCCGTCCGGGCCGACATGTTCCGGGAACGCTACCGCACCGTGGCCGACGGCGACGACCACTGGAATTCTCTGAACGTTCCGACCGGCGACCTTTACGCCTGGGACCCCGCGTCCACCTACATCAAGCACCCGCCGTATTTCGACGGCATGACCCTGGAATCCGGCGTGCTGGCGGACCTGAAGGGCCTCCGGCCCTTGGCGGTGCTGGGGGATTCGGTCACCACCGACCACATTTCCCCGGCCGGTTCCATCGCCGAGGACAGCCCCGCGGGCAAGTATTTGATCTCCCTGGGCGTGACCAAAAAAGAATTCAACTCCTACGGCGCGCGGCGCGGCAACCACGAAGTGATGATCCGCGGCACCTTCGCCAACATTCGCCTGAAGAATTTGATGGTCCCGGGCGTCGAAGGGGGCGTGACGCTTCACCGGCCCTCGGACGAGCGTTTGGCCATTTACGACGCGGCCCAACGCTACGCCCGGGAAGGCGTTTCCCTCATCGTGATCGCGGGGAAGGAATACGGCACCGGCTCCTCCCGGGACTGGGCGGCCAAGGGAACGCGGCTGTTGGGCGTGCGGGCGGTGATCGCCGAGAGCTACGAGCGCATTCACCGATCCAATCTGGTGGGCATGGGCGTCCTGCCCCTGCAGTTTTTGCCGGGGGAAACCCGGGACACCCTGAGCCTCACGGGACGGGAAATTTTCGATATCGCGGGCGTGGCGGGATTGTCGCCCAAGGCGAAACTAACGGTGACGGTCCGGCGGGAAAACGGGTCCACGTCGACTTTCCAGGCGGTGGCCCGGGTGGACACCCCGGTGGAAGTGGAGTATCTGGCCCACGGCGGCATATTGCCCGCCGTGCTCCGGCAAATCCTAAAAAAAGGTTAA
- a CDS encoding 8-oxo-dGTP diphosphatase, giving the protein MKLATLCYLRRNGRTLMMHRVKMKNDLHAGKWNGLGGKFLPGESPEECVIREVREESGLKITTPALKGFLSFPGFDGEDDWYVWVFEARRFAGRLRTSDEGDLSWIPDARVPRLPLWEGDRLFLKWMKGRRLFSGKLVYKKGRLKSHRVSFYPAAR; this is encoded by the coding sequence ATGAAACTCGCCACGCTTTGTTATCTGCGCCGGAACGGGCGCACGCTCATGATGCACCGGGTCAAAATGAAAAACGACCTTCACGCGGGCAAATGGAACGGCCTGGGCGGCAAATTCCTACCGGGGGAGAGCCCCGAGGAATGCGTGATCCGGGAAGTGCGGGAGGAGAGCGGCTTGAAAATCACGACTCCCGCCTTGAAGGGGTTTCTGAGTTTTCCGGGGTTCGACGGCGAGGACGACTGGTACGTCTGGGTGTTCGAAGCGCGGCGGTTCGCCGGGCGGCTCCGGACGTCGGACGAAGGCGATTTGTCCTGGATCCCGGACGCCCGGGTGCCCCGGCTTCCCCTCTGGGAAGGGGACCGTCTGTTTCTGAAATGGATGAAGGGCCGGCGGCTGTTTTCGGGGAAACTGGTTTACAAGAAGGGCCGGCTCAAATCCCACCGGGTCTCGTTTTACCCCGCCGCGCGTTAA
- a CDS encoding urate hydroxylase PuuD, with protein sequence MDLFTHTHLLFRWLHVIAGIAWIGHLYFFNFVNLPFQATIDDATKKAVNPQLIPRALWWFRWGAMVTFLAGWVLFTLNYMYSPGIGWGPTNLFSDTEGVTGRALWVMTGMLFGSIMWFNVWFVIWPAQKRILGLCGTPKATPEELPAVRARAAKFSRINTFLSGPMLFGMLAGPHLGVFNLWNFLIFTALAMFAVSAAYKLSANVGKSA encoded by the coding sequence ATGGACCTGTTTACCCACACGCATCTCCTGTTCCGCTGGCTTCACGTGATCGCGGGCATCGCCTGGATCGGCCATCTCTACTTCTTCAATTTCGTGAATCTCCCCTTCCAAGCGACCATCGACGACGCGACGAAAAAAGCCGTCAACCCCCAACTCATTCCCCGGGCCCTCTGGTGGTTCCGCTGGGGCGCCATGGTCACCTTCCTGGCGGGCTGGGTCCTCTTCACCTTGAACTACATGTACTCCCCCGGCATCGGCTGGGGCCCCACCAACCTCTTCAGCGACACCGAAGGCGTCACCGGCCGGGCCCTCTGGGTCATGACCGGGATGCTCTTCGGATCGATCATGTGGTTCAACGTCTGGTTCGTCATCTGGCCGGCGCAGAAACGGATCCTCGGCCTCTGCGGCACGCCCAAGGCGACGCCGGAGGAATTGCCCGCGGTCCGCGCCCGGGCGGCCAAGTTCAGCCGGATCAACACGTTCCTCTCGGGCCCCATGCTCTTCGGCATGTTGGCCGGCCCGCACCTGGGCGTGTTCAACCTGTGGAACTTCCTCATTTTCACGGCCCTCGCGATGTTCGCGGTGAGCGCGGCGTACAAACTGTCCGCCAACGTCGGGAAATCCGCCTAG
- the xseB gene encoding exodeoxyribonuclease VII small subunit translates to MKKTESYTASFEEIQKILAALEQGDVDVDVLSDNVKRAAELIEFCRKRLRETELQVKKVMEKFEEDAAEDEEK, encoded by the coding sequence ATGAAAAAGACCGAAAGCTACACCGCGAGTTTCGAGGAGATTCAGAAAATCCTGGCCGCGTTGGAACAGGGGGACGTCGACGTGGACGTGCTCTCCGACAACGTGAAGCGGGCCGCCGAACTCATCGAGTTCTGCCGCAAACGCCTGCGGGAGACCGAACTCCAGGTCAAGAAGGTTATGGAAAAGTTTGAAGAGGACGCGGCCGAGGACGAAGAAAAATAA
- the xseA gene encoding exodeoxyribonuclease VII large subunit encodes MAPHPRATSPISETADDGLSVSQVNQSIAKTLEERFSEAFWVKGELQGFDRDAAKAGQRRWGQVYFELIEKEPGADTVRASIKAVLWGDAQNTLRRKLAEVSGDLKLQDGLSVKVLCTVDFYWPRASLQLKVLDVDPHFTLGDMERARRELLEKLKKSGRLEKNRSLPFPDLPLGVGLVTSDGSAAYHDFVQELKSSGYAFTVYFVDAHTQGAETERDVSRALRQLGARPEVQVVALIRGGGSRSDLIWFDKEKIAEAVADCPVPVVTGIGHEIDSSVADVVAHTARKTPTAVAQFLVERVDAVDRLLADHAGALVRGTRALLDRLERDLSSAAGSWREAAGASLARSQGALREKRGLLASALKRQLGMARERLRTAPDRLGRSAKGVLLRWFERLAAAGRERDLKDPRRLLERGYSLLYAGGRLAKRVRDIKPGEFIEARLSDGTLSANVLGVTRTGKGKTA; translated from the coding sequence GTGGCTCCTCACCCTCGCGCGACTTCCCCGATAAGCGAAACGGCCGACGACGGACTGTCCGTCAGCCAGGTCAACCAGTCCATCGCCAAAACCCTGGAGGAACGGTTCTCCGAGGCCTTCTGGGTCAAGGGCGAGCTTCAGGGGTTCGATCGGGACGCGGCCAAAGCCGGCCAGCGCCGGTGGGGCCAGGTGTATTTCGAATTGATCGAGAAGGAACCGGGCGCCGACACCGTGCGCGCCAGCATCAAGGCGGTGCTCTGGGGCGACGCCCAAAACACCCTGCGCCGGAAATTGGCCGAAGTGTCCGGCGACTTGAAGCTTCAAGACGGGCTTTCGGTCAAAGTGCTCTGCACGGTGGATTTTTACTGGCCCCGGGCCTCCCTTCAGCTCAAAGTGCTGGACGTGGACCCCCATTTCACCCTGGGGGACATGGAGCGGGCCCGGCGGGAGCTCTTGGAAAAATTAAAGAAGTCCGGCCGGCTGGAAAAAAACCGTTCGTTGCCCTTCCCCGACCTCCCCCTGGGCGTGGGGCTCGTCACCTCCGACGGGAGCGCCGCCTACCACGATTTCGTCCAGGAACTGAAAAGCTCGGGCTACGCCTTCACGGTTTATTTCGTGGACGCCCACACCCAGGGCGCCGAGACCGAGCGCGACGTGTCCCGGGCCCTTCGCCAATTGGGCGCCCGTCCCGAGGTCCAAGTCGTGGCCCTGATCCGGGGCGGCGGTTCCCGGAGCGACCTGATTTGGTTCGACAAGGAAAAAATAGCGGAGGCCGTGGCGGATTGCCCCGTGCCGGTGGTGACGGGCATCGGCCACGAGATCGATTCGTCGGTGGCGGACGTGGTGGCCCACACGGCGCGCAAAACGCCGACCGCGGTGGCGCAGTTTTTGGTGGAGCGGGTGGACGCCGTGGACCGACTTCTGGCGGACCACGCCGGGGCCCTGGTCCGGGGAACCCGGGCGCTCCTGGACCGGCTGGAGCGGGATTTGTCGTCGGCGGCGGGGTCCTGGCGGGAAGCGGCCGGGGCTTCCTTGGCCCGTTCCCAGGGCGCTCTTCGGGAAAAGCGGGGCCTCCTGGCGTCGGCGCTTAAACGGCAATTGGGAATGGCCCGGGAACGTCTGCGCACCGCCCCGGACCGTCTGGGCCGGAGCGCCAAGGGCGTCCTTCTCCGGTGGTTCGAGCGGTTGGCCGCCGCCGGGCGGGAACGCGACTTGAAGGACCCCCGCCGTCTTTTGGAGCGGGGTTACAGTTTGCTGTACGCGGGCGGCCGGCTGGCCAAACGCGTTCGGGACATCAAACCGGGGGAATTCATCGAGGCCCGGTTGTCCGACGGAACACTGTCGGCCAACGTGTTGGGCGTGACCCGAACGGGGAAAGGAAAAACCGCATGA
- a CDS encoding HEAT repeat domain-containing protein — protein MEERMICRRSEAADARFTLKGSESHYAPDRTFDTEHIRLDLSLDIAKKTLRGTASTKLRALAAGADRMVFDAVHFKIESVRSNGRALPFDYDEKKLTVRFPKPFAAGAVVPVDVAYRVSKPKLGLYFIGPDRGYPDKPVQVWTQGEDEYARYWFPCHDSPQDRVTTEMLVRVPRGFTAVSNGRLVKKQARGAQTLFHWKQDIPHATYLVTLAVGKFTEIKDRWRRVPVNYYVTPGREDDARRAFGKTPKMMEFFSSKIGVPYAYPKYAQVAALDFIYGGMENTSATTQTALTLHDERAHLDFSSDPLVAHELAHQWFGDLLTCRDWAHAWLNESFATYFEALFTEFDKGPEEFAQEIRQNGEIYFDEDAEHYRRPIVTKVYKQPSDLFDRHLYEKGSRVLHMIRYLLGDKDFWKSIHSYVADNRETVVETRDLLDAIEKSTGRNLSRFFDQWVYGGGHPEYKVRSWWDPKTREAVVRVVQSQTTNGETGLFALPVEFAFWVNGKEKRFKETVEKKTHLFRFKLTGEPALTLFDPDHWILKKVDFPKSEAVWLRQLALDPTVLGRSDAAKALGKLGGAAATEALGKALLRETFWGVKADIAQALGQIRTPAALQFLLRAHAVEENPKARRPINAALGEYREPAVRERLWETLAQEKSYFAETQALKSLAKQGDAAVGRLIDEALGRESWNDVLRSGALEALTLLRSPGAVDTLIRHTAYGVPHTRRLTAIRCLAQLGGGREEVLRRLTALLEDPYLLVQMSAVRALGQVGDERAVPALEKLTKGDWDGRLIRTAEEVVLKLKKNIEDSPTPNRRGGGARRRS, from the coding sequence ATGGAAGAACGAATGATTTGCCGCCGCTCCGAAGCCGCCGACGCCCGCTTCACGCTCAAGGGCTCCGAGTCCCACTACGCCCCGGACCGGACGTTCGACACCGAGCACATCCGGCTGGACCTGTCGCTGGACATCGCCAAGAAAACCCTCCGGGGCACGGCTTCAACGAAACTGCGCGCCCTGGCGGCGGGCGCGGACCGCATGGTGTTCGACGCGGTGCATTTTAAAATCGAATCGGTTCGGTCGAATGGCCGGGCGCTGCCCTTCGACTACGACGAGAAGAAACTCACCGTGCGCTTTCCCAAGCCCTTCGCGGCCGGCGCCGTCGTCCCGGTGGACGTGGCCTACCGCGTTTCCAAGCCCAAATTGGGCCTTTATTTCATCGGGCCGGACCGGGGCTACCCCGACAAGCCCGTGCAGGTGTGGACCCAGGGGGAAGACGAATACGCCCGCTACTGGTTCCCCTGCCACGATTCGCCCCAGGACCGGGTGACGACGGAAATGCTCGTGCGCGTGCCCCGGGGCTTCACCGCCGTCTCCAACGGGCGGCTCGTCAAAAAGCAAGCCCGGGGCGCCCAGACGCTTTTCCACTGGAAACAGGACATTCCCCACGCGACGTATCTGGTGACCCTGGCCGTCGGGAAATTCACCGAGATCAAAGACCGATGGCGCCGGGTGCCGGTGAACTACTACGTGACCCCCGGCCGCGAGGACGACGCCCGCCGGGCCTTCGGCAAGACGCCCAAGATGATGGAGTTTTTCTCCTCCAAAATCGGCGTGCCCTACGCCTACCCCAAATACGCCCAGGTGGCGGCCCTGGACTTCATCTACGGCGGCATGGAAAACACCAGTGCCACCACCCAGACCGCCCTGACGCTCCACGACGAACGGGCCCATTTGGACTTCTCCAGCGACCCCTTGGTGGCCCACGAACTGGCCCACCAATGGTTCGGCGACCTGCTCACCTGCCGGGACTGGGCCCACGCCTGGTTGAACGAAAGTTTCGCGACCTACTTCGAGGCCCTCTTCACCGAGTTCGACAAGGGCCCCGAGGAATTCGCCCAGGAAATCCGCCAAAACGGCGAGATCTACTTCGACGAGGACGCGGAGCACTACCGCCGCCCCATCGTGACCAAGGTCTACAAGCAGCCCTCGGACCTCTTCGACCGGCACTTGTACGAAAAGGGCTCCCGGGTCCTCCACATGATCCGGTATTTGTTGGGGGACAAGGACTTCTGGAAATCCATCCACAGCTACGTGGCGGACAACCGGGAAACGGTCGTCGAGACGCGCGATCTGTTGGACGCCATCGAAAAATCCACCGGCCGGAACCTCTCGCGGTTCTTCGACCAATGGGTCTACGGCGGCGGCCACCCCGAATACAAAGTGCGCTCCTGGTGGGACCCGAAAACCCGGGAAGCCGTGGTGCGCGTCGTGCAATCCCAAACGACCAACGGGGAGACCGGCCTCTTTGCCCTCCCCGTGGAATTCGCCTTCTGGGTAAACGGGAAAGAAAAACGGTTTAAAGAGACGGTGGAAAAGAAAACCCACCTGTTCCGTTTCAAACTGACCGGCGAACCCGCGTTGACCCTCTTCGACCCGGACCACTGGATTTTAAAGAAGGTGGATTTCCCGAAATCCGAAGCCGTCTGGCTTCGGCAGTTGGCCCTGGACCCCACGGTGCTGGGACGCAGCGACGCGGCCAAGGCCCTGGGCAAATTGGGTGGCGCGGCCGCCACCGAAGCCCTGGGGAAAGCGCTTCTCCGGGAAACTTTCTGGGGCGTCAAGGCCGACATCGCCCAAGCGCTGGGCCAGATCCGGACGCCGGCGGCCCTCCAGTTCCTGTTGCGGGCCCACGCCGTCGAAGAAAACCCCAAGGCCCGCCGCCCCATCAACGCCGCCCTGGGCGAATACCGGGAGCCCGCGGTGCGCGAGCGGCTCTGGGAAACCCTGGCCCAGGAAAAAAGCTATTTCGCCGAAACCCAGGCGCTCAAATCCCTGGCCAAGCAGGGGGACGCCGCCGTGGGCCGCCTGATCGACGAGGCGCTCGGCCGGGAATCCTGGAACGACGTGCTTCGCTCCGGCGCTTTGGAGGCCCTGACCCTGCTCCGCTCGCCCGGCGCTGTGGACACCTTGATTCGTCACACCGCCTACGGCGTGCCCCACACCCGCCGCCTGACGGCCATCCGATGCCTGGCCCAATTGGGCGGTGGACGGGAAGAGGTGTTGCGCCGGTTGACGGCCTTGTTGGAAGACCCGTATTTGCTGGTCCAAATGTCCGCCGTCCGGGCCCTGGGCCAGGTGGGCGACGAGCGCGCCGTGCCCGCCCTGGAAAAACTGACCAAGGGCGATTGGGACGGCCGCTTGATCCGAACCGCCGAGGAAGTCGTTTTGAAATTGAAAAAGAACATCGAGGATTCGCCCACGCCCAACCGCCGGGGCGGCGGCGCCCGTCGGCGTTCTTAA
- a CDS encoding FAD-dependent oxidoreductase, whose product MIRLQQLRLPVGHTEDDLRRAAATALGIPAPEIRSLRVHRQGVDARHPRQIYFIYSLDLEAADEAAVLSQNRPHVSAAADAPYSFSAHADAFPRRPVIVGTGPAGLFAGLLLARAGARPIFLERGRPIEERVKDVEGLLSGGLLKPESNIQFGEGGAGTFSDGKLNSSISDPRCRWVLEQLVAAGAPPDILYKAKPHVGTDRIRETVKRMRRDIQDRGGEFRFGAKVTDLTVVDGRVSGLRVNDGEVVACDAVVLAVGNAARDTFELLHRRGVRLEAKPFSIGARVEHPREWVDRGLYGSFAGHPQLGAADYKMAHHGAKGQSAYTFCMCPGGVVVPGASEEGGVVTNGMSEYARGAPNSNSALMVGVGPAEFGRGDPLAGVAFQREWERRAFALGGGGYKAPVQRVGDFLARRPTTRLGAVSPSYLPGVTPANLWDCLPEFVCEGIIEGLAEFNRRMKGFAHPDALLTGVETRSSSPVRMTRDDSFQTNLRGLFPAGEGAGYAGGIMSSAVDGLRVAEAILATAGAASPRGPR is encoded by the coding sequence ATGATCCGCCTTCAGCAACTCCGGCTTCCGGTGGGCCACACGGAGGACGACCTTCGCCGGGCCGCCGCGACCGCCCTGGGAATCCCGGCTCCGGAAATTCGGTCCCTCCGCGTCCACCGCCAGGGCGTGGACGCCCGGCATCCCCGCCAAATCTATTTCATCTACTCCCTGGACCTGGAGGCGGCGGACGAGGCCGCCGTGCTTTCCCAAAACCGCCCCCACGTGTCGGCCGCGGCGGACGCGCCCTATTCCTTTTCCGCGCACGCCGACGCTTTCCCCCGACGTCCGGTGATCGTCGGCACGGGGCCCGCGGGGCTCTTCGCCGGGTTGTTGTTGGCGCGGGCGGGGGCCCGGCCGATTTTCCTGGAGCGGGGGCGGCCCATCGAGGAACGCGTGAAGGACGTGGAAGGCCTGCTTTCCGGCGGATTGCTGAAGCCCGAGTCGAACATTCAGTTCGGCGAGGGGGGCGCGGGCACATTTTCGGACGGGAAATTGAACTCCTCCATCAGCGATCCCCGTTGCCGGTGGGTGTTGGAACAATTGGTGGCCGCCGGCGCGCCGCCGGATATTCTGTACAAAGCCAAGCCCCACGTCGGGACCGACCGCATCCGCGAAACGGTGAAACGGATGCGGCGGGACATCCAGGACCGGGGGGGGGAGTTCCGTTTCGGGGCCAAAGTGACGGATTTGACGGTCGTGGACGGGCGCGTGTCCGGCCTGCGCGTCAACGACGGGGAGGTCGTGGCCTGCGACGCCGTGGTGCTGGCCGTCGGCAACGCCGCCCGGGACACCTTCGAGTTGTTGCACCGACGGGGGGTGCGGCTGGAGGCGAAGCCCTTCTCCATCGGCGCGCGGGTGGAGCACCCCCGGGAATGGGTGGACCGCGGCCTTTACGGTTCTTTCGCCGGGCACCCCCAACTGGGCGCGGCCGACTACAAGATGGCCCACCACGGCGCCAAAGGCCAAAGCGCCTACACTTTTTGCATGTGCCCGGGCGGCGTGGTCGTCCCGGGCGCGTCCGAGGAAGGCGGCGTGGTCACCAACGGCATGAGCGAATACGCCCGGGGCGCGCCCAACAGCAACAGCGCCCTCATGGTCGGGGTCGGCCCCGCCGAATTCGGCCGGGGAGATCCCCTGGCGGGCGTGGCTTTTCAACGGGAATGGGAACGGCGGGCCTTCGCGCTGGGGGGCGGCGGTTACAAGGCCCCGGTTCAACGGGTGGGGGATTTCCTGGCGCGGCGGCCGACGACGCGGCTGGGGGCCGTGTCGCCCTCTTATTTGCCGGGGGTGACCCCGGCCAATCTGTGGGACTGCCTGCCGGAATTCGTTTGCGAGGGAATCATCGAAGGGTTGGCGGAGTTCAACCGGCGGATGAAAGGGTTCGCCCACCCCGACGCCCTGTTGACCGGGGTGGAAACCCGGAGCTCCTCCCCGGTGCGGATGACGCGGGACGATTCCTTTCAAACGAACCTGCGGGGCCTTTTTCCCGCGGGGGAAGGCGCGGGTTACGCGGGCGGCATCATGTCCTCGGCGGTGGACGGCCTGCGGGTGGCCGAAGCGATCCTGGCGACCGCGGGCGCCGCCTCTCCCCGGGGGCCCCGGTGA
- a CDS encoding NAD(P)/FAD-dependent oxidoreductase: MDVDGDCGGYNLQWAWSSGNAAGVHAAAS, translated from the coding sequence ATCGACGTGGACGGCGACTGCGGCGGCTACAACCTTCAATGGGCCTGGTCGTCGGGAAACGCGGCGGGCGTCCACGCCGCCGCGTCTTAA
- a CDS encoding TM2 domain-containing protein encodes MIPFIVRDVLGGVARSVWEEHQKGEQRLQKAVAALSPLHQAAYANQMKSKRKSLAAAYVLGVLGGLHHVYLGSVPKFLLFQFTAGGLLIWWTWDLGTMFFIVSAHNRREAFKILENLPSPA; translated from the coding sequence TTGATCCCTTTTATCGTTCGGGACGTCCTCGGGGGCGTCGCCCGTTCCGTTTGGGAGGAGCATCAAAAAGGCGAGCAACGGCTTCAAAAAGCGGTCGCCGCCCTCTCCCCCCTCCATCAAGCGGCCTACGCCAACCAAATGAAAAGCAAACGGAAATCCCTGGCCGCGGCCTACGTTCTCGGTGTATTGGGCGGACTCCATCACGTGTATCTGGGCAGCGTCCCCAAGTTCCTCCTGTTTCAGTTCACGGCGGGCGGCCTGTTGATCTGGTGGACCTGGGATTTGGGCACCATGTTTTTTATCGTCAGCGCCCACAACCGCCGGGAAGCCTTTAAAATCCTCGAAAATCTGCCCTCCCCCGCCTAG
- a CDS encoding DsbA family oxidoreductase, which yields MKIKVDIFSDAICPWCYVGKKRLEKAVTALSPDHAFEIRWHPFQLNPQTPAEGFDRAEYLARKFGGGERLREMDAKMKEVGRGEGIEFHQEKILKTPNTLNVHRLIWWAGRAGKQGALVENLFRAYFTEGRDIGERAVLARVAGESGFNAGEAAAFLEGEEGRTEVLKEEEDIKRAGVRGVPFFILNGRAFLEGAEPPEAFVQAVREMPPDAARG from the coding sequence ATGAAAATCAAGGTGGACATTTTTTCCGACGCCATTTGCCCCTGGTGTTACGTGGGCAAAAAACGCCTGGAGAAGGCCGTGACGGCCCTCTCCCCGGACCACGCCTTCGAAATCCGATGGCATCCCTTTCAATTAAATCCCCAAACGCCCGCCGAAGGCTTCGACCGGGCGGAATATCTGGCCCGGAAATTCGGCGGCGGGGAACGCCTGCGCGAGATGGACGCGAAAATGAAGGAAGTCGGTCGCGGCGAAGGCATTGAGTTCCACCAGGAGAAGATCCTCAAAACACCCAACACGCTGAACGTCCATCGGTTGATTTGGTGGGCGGGCCGGGCCGGGAAGCAAGGCGCCCTGGTCGAAAACCTCTTCCGCGCCTATTTCACCGAGGGCCGGGACATCGGCGAACGCGCCGTCCTGGCCCGGGTGGCCGGGGAAAGCGGTTTCAATGCCGGCGAGGCCGCCGCGTTTCTGGAGGGAGAAGAGGGCCGGACCGAAGTGCTGAAGGAGGAAGAGGACATCAAACGCGCCGGGGTCCGGGGGGTGCCGTTCTTTATTCTCAACGGGCGGGCCTTTCTGGAAGGGGCGGAGCCGCCGGAAGCCTTTGTCCAGGCCGTTCGGGAAATGCCCCCGGACGCGGCCCGCGGCTAA